A section of the Drosophila sechellia strain sech25 chromosome 3L, ASM438219v1, whole genome shotgun sequence genome encodes:
- the LOC6605161 gene encoding general transcriptional corepressor CYC8 isoform X16 → MYYPSTVLIANEAAESQQSSAMPNAGGGGNTGGGGGGGTPSSPLSNSPSSATASQAGGCGLTLNGSATEGSMSGDTSPVASGEPLLQTPPALQQQQQQPLLCSSPTSMQSAGTSVTGSSIASGTLAATSSSGVGLLPTTGLDSIANGGAPAGCAVVPASTSQVIAHLNAAAAAASGIMSPTANVATSLSSALVPAQSVAAVAAASLDAKSQPKRLHVSNIPFRFRDPDLRAMFGQFGTILDVEIIFNERGSKGFGFVTFANSNDAERARERLHGTVVEGRKIEVNNATARVQTKKVTAVPNVVLTKDGAIPAPALVCVQWPEAAVAAAMRGVAIQRGHVGVVGATPYHHPHHPHHHPALLAASAAAAQQQQQRQLAAAAVATAAVAQQQQQQQQAVVQQQQQQVAAAAQQQHQQQQQQQQQAVQQQQAVQQQQQHQQQQQQQQQQHAAVAAAAAAASHPHMHAAHAHAHSHALGPQLAQLQAVAVPTAASNAAALQQSLAAAIQNPSGNPNAAAAAAAYAARLSAATGATQSPQTAAAAAAAASMAASANAANNAAALHGFAPVYYDPFLAAAASADPNLRFQAAKPVTEVPAAQPAAILNRRTVTTLNSNPHTINRIPVPQNVLATAPLLKTPLSQAQQQAYATAATTYTAVAARAAYGAAAAAAAQPALAGYATVAGYAREYADPYLGHGIGPVPGYGATMYRGGFNRFTPY, encoded by the exons TCCACAGTATTGATCGCCAATGAGGCAGCAGAATCACAACAGAGCTCCGCCATGCCAAATGCCGGAGGCGGTGGAAATActggcggcggaggaggcggcggcACGCCCAGTTCTCCGCTCAGCAACTCCCCGTCCAGCGCAACAGCCTCGCAGGCGGGCGGATGCGGACTGACCCTCAATGGCAGTGCCACCGAGGGCAGCATGTCCGGTGATACATCGCCGGTGGCCAGTGGTGAACCACTACTGCAGACGCCGCCCGCCctccaacagcagcaacagcagccgctCCTGTGCAGCAGTCCCACATCGATGCAATCGGCGGGCACCTCCGTGACGGGCAGCTCGATAGCTTCCGGCACATTGGCGGccaccagcagcagtggcGTTGGCCTTCTACCCACCACCGGATTGGATAGCATTGCCAATGGTGGTGCACCAGCAGGCTGTGCCGTCGTGCCGGCCAGCACATCGCAGGTGATCGCCCACCTGAATGCAGCAGCCGCTGCGGCCAGCGGCATCATGTCGCCCACCGCCAATGTGGCCACTAGTCTCAGCAGCGCCCTAGTCCCGGCCCAATCGGTCGCCGCCGTTGCGGCCGCCTCCCTCGATGCCAAAAGTCAGCCGAAGCGGCTGCACGTCTCCAACATACCGTTCCGCTTCCGGGATCCCGATCTGAGAGCCATGTTTGGG CAATTTGGCACCATTTTGGACGTGGAAATCATCTTCAACGAACGCGGCAGCAAG GGATTCGGTTTTGTAACATTCGCTAACAGCAACGATGCAGAACGAGCACGCGAACGTCTACACGGCACCGTGGTTGAGGGACGCAAAATCGAG GTGAATAACGCCACTGCACGTGTACAAACCAAAAAAGTGACAGCAGTACCCAACG TTGTACTGACCAAAGATGGTGCCATACCGGCCCCAGCTCTAG TTTGCGTACAATGGCCAGAAG CCGCCGTTGCCGCCGCAATGCGTGGAGTGGCCATCCAGCGCGGACACGTGGGCGTGGTCGGCGCCACTCCCTACCATCATCCCCATCATCCGCATCATCATCCGGCGCTGCTGGCggcctccgccgccgccgcccaacaacaacagcaacgccaactggccgccgccgccgtgGCCACGGCAGCAGTcgcccaacagcagcagcagcagcagcaggctgttgtacagcagcaacagcagcaagtgGCTGCCgccgcccagcagcaacaccagcagcagcagcagcaacaacaacaggccgtgcagcagcaacaggcggtccagcagcagcagcaacatcaacaacagcagcagcagcaacaacagcaacatgccGCCGTAGCAGCCGCCGCAGCTGCCGCCTCGCATCCGCACATGCATGCCGCTCATGCCCATGCCCACTCCCACGCCCTTGGCCCACAACTGGCGCAACTGCAAGCGGTCGCCGTGCCCACGGCCGCTAGCAATGCTGCTGCACTGCAGCAATCCCTTGCCGCTGCCATCCAGAATCCGAGCGGTAATCCGaacgctgctgccgccgccgccgcctatGCCGCCCGTCTATCGGCGGCCACTGGCGCCACACAGTCGCCGCAAacagccgctgctgctgcggctgctgcttcCATGGCTGCGTCGGCCAATGCGGCCAACAATGCGGCCGCTTTGCATGGATTCGCGCC TGTATACTATGATCCCTTCTTAGCAGCCGCTGCTTCCGCTGATCCAAATCTACGCTTCCAG GCAGCCAAACCGGTCACTGAAGTTCCAGCCGCTCAGCCAGCCGCCAtattaaat CGCCGCACTGTGACTACGCTAAACAGTAACCCACATACGATCAACCGCATTCCGGTTCCACAGAATGTTTTG GCCACTGCTCCGCTGCTAAAGACTCCGCTGTCTCAGGCCCAGCAGCAGGCGTACGCCACGGCGGCCACCACCTACACGGCGGTAGCTGCCCGGGCCGCCTATGGTGCCgctgccgcagcagccgcaCAGCCGGCACTCGCCGGCTACGCCACCGTGGCTGG atatgcGCGCGAATATGCAGATCCTTATCTAGGACATGGCATTGGACCAGTTCCTGGATACGGG GCAACCATGTACCGCGGTGGATTCAATCGTTTCACGCCATATTAA